GGTCAAGTGTTGAACGACCCACAAGTGTTGGCACGTGAGATGGTGGTCAGCGTTCAGCACCCGACAATTGGCGATTTGAAAATGTTGGGAATTCCGTTTAAATTCTCGGCAACACCCGCAAGAATCCGTTTAGCCCCACCACTGCTGGGACAACATAGCCAAGAAATTCACCAGCAATTTAACCCAAAAGTACCACCTAAAACCGACTGATTTAATTGCAACCCCGCCATGACTCTGCTAAAGTTGCTACTACCGATACCTGTTGGGATTGTTGGTGCTAGACAAACGTGTGTGTGCTGGTTTTAGGCCATTTTGGTCGAATGTTCAGCCTGAGCATGGTTTGGATAATCGATTATTATTAAATAGTATTAATAATTGTTCGATTACGATCGACAAAACCCAAAATAACGCCAATATCCTGATTGAACAGGGCCAAACAAGCAATACTAAGCAGGATTAATCTGCATTCGATGAATAACGATAATTGACCTGCTAAAGCTAATTTTAGCAACAATAATGTAAGGAGGCAGCTTTATTTTTGACGATAAAGTTGCCTTTTTATTCAGATCGAGTTCTTGATCAATTGATTCATTTCTACTATACTAGGTCGTATCAATCGCAGCCTGCGATCCTCGCACTGATATTCCATCGACGCTGAATTGTTTGGCAATGGTGCTGCTTATGGCAGTGGTTCTTTGAGTTCTGGTTTTTGCAGTGTGGGCATCGATTGGTTGGCGAATTTTGCTGAGGAGGCATTATGGCATTTTTTCGGCAGCGTTTTGAGCTAGCCCGTGGTTTAGCAGGCACCAACCTGCGTTCAATGGAAGGTTTGCGCGGAATCGCAGTTTTTCTGGTGTTTTTGGTGCACTTTCGCAGTTCGATCCAGCCGTGGTTATTCAGCGATGGCCCAACCGCCACGATTAATAATGCTTTGGCAATGATTGGCAACACTGGGGTTGATTTATTTTTCGTGCTCAGTGGCTATTTGATCTATGCCTCGTTGATTAAACGTGAGCAAGCTTATATGGGCTTTATCGGGCGACGAATTCGGCGGATTTACCCAACCTTTTTTGTGATTTTCATGGTCTATCTGGGGTTATCGATTCTTTTTCCGGCTGAAAGTAAAATCCCCAGCGGCGTAACTGCTGCAACGCTCTATTTCATTCAAAACTTAATCTTTTTGCCTGGGTTGCTGCCGATTGAGCCAATGATTACGGTTGCTTGGTCGCTGAGCTATGAAGTGTTTTATTATTTGATTATGCCAGTCATCGTCGTGGCGATTGGCTTGCGTGGCAAAACGCCCCAATGGCGAATCGGCTTTTTCAGCGTGGTTGGCTTGGTGCTCACCGCCGTTTGTATCATCTGGCAAGGCCCGCTGAAATTGGCGATGTTTATTGCTGGCATTTTGCTGCACGAATTGTTGGAATCGTATCGCGAGCGTACTCCAGCGGCTTGGCTCGGCTTGCTTGGTTTGGTCATCGGGACATGCGCTCCATTGTTGCCACTGACTGGTATGCTGGGCAATGCAATTCGGTTTACATTAATTTTCAGTGGCTTTTTGTTGGCATGCTGGCACTGTTTTAGCCAAACTGAATCGTGGCTTAAACAGGCGCTTTCGTGGACACCACTGCGTTGGTTGGGCAATATGAGCTATTCATATTATTTGATTCATGGCTTGGCCTTACATGCAGGCTTTATGCTGCTAAGTAAATTGATACCCGCTACGCCAACGGCTGGTTGGTTCTTTTGGCTGATTTTGCTGTTGATGTTTGGCTTGACGCTGGTGGTTGGCGCATTGTTGTTTATTGTGGTTGAACACCCAATGTCGTTGAGAAACAATGTCAAACCTATAGTTGAGCCACGCGATCCAGAAGTGCGCCCAGCACTCAAAGCTGACGCTGCCTAACTTTCAAACCAGCCCTTTTCAGCTATCATGCAAAGGGCTGGTTTATTTTTAGTTGAGGTAGCTATGGCTGAAATTCGGGTTGCGACGGTGGCTGATGCGGCGGCGATTCAGGCGATTTATGCGCCAATTGTTGAGCAAACCGCAATCTCTTTTGAGGTTGTGGCTCCAACTAGCGCTGAAATCGCCCAGCGCATCAGCAAAACGCTCGAATTATACCCATGGTTAGTTTGGTGTGATGAACAGGCGGTGGTGCAAGGCTATGCCTATGCCAGCCAACACCGAACTCGGGCAGCCTATCAATGGTCGGTCGATACCACCGTGTATGTGGCTCATACGGCCCAGCGCCAAGGTGTTGGTCGGGCGTTATATCAGCAACTTTTAGCGATTTTGCGCGGGCTTGGCTATTATTCGGCCTATGCTGGCATCACCTTGCCCAATGCTAAAAGTGTTGGTTTGCACGAGGCGCTTGGTTTTACGCCAGTTGGGGTTTATCGCCAAGCAGGCTTTAAACATGAGCGTTGGCATGATGTTGGTTGGTGGCAATATCAGTTGCAAACTGGCGATCAAACTCCAGCCGATCCACGTAAATTTGGTGTAAGCTAGGGGCATTGGTTGGGAGCGATGGATCAAGTTTGATCCACGAAGGGAAGGCGCAGAAAACGCAAGAATCTGAGGACTTTACACCTTCCTCAACTGCAATCGGAGATACTCACCCATTCAAAAATACTATAAACCATTACAATGAGCAGCAAGAGAGCAGGATTGGCGATTCACACAATTTCTAGGAGGTGGAGCATGCCCCAGATTACGGTTGGCTCGCAAGCAGCGTTTGAGGTCGCTAGCGGCACGCGTTTGGTCAATGCACTCGAAGATCATGGTGTTGATATTTTGCATCGCTGTGGTGGCAATGCCCGTTGCACAACCTGTCGGGTTGAGTTTCAGGCTGGCGAACCCCAAGCCATCACCAAAGCTGAATCGTTTAAATTGGCCGAGGCCAAGCTGACTGGAGTGCGATTGGCTTGCCAAATCCTTTGTGAACACGACATGCAACTCCAACCCTTACAAACCCTGAGTGCATCGGGCTTGCCCGACCCTGGGCCACGCCCCGCCGATGAACTTACCCCAGCCCCTGAATGGCTGAATGCTTGATTAACTTACATTGCACCAAGGATCTCCATGCTGAGATGCTTGGTTGAATAGGAATTGGATGAACGCTCCGTTGCTGCGCGAATTTGGCTCAACTGGTTTG
This region of Herpetosiphon gulosus genomic DNA includes:
- a CDS encoding acyltransferase is translated as MAFFRQRFELARGLAGTNLRSMEGLRGIAVFLVFLVHFRSSIQPWLFSDGPTATINNALAMIGNTGVDLFFVLSGYLIYASLIKREQAYMGFIGRRIRRIYPTFFVIFMVYLGLSILFPAESKIPSGVTAATLYFIQNLIFLPGLLPIEPMITVAWSLSYEVFYYLIMPVIVVAIGLRGKTPQWRIGFFSVVGLVLTAVCIIWQGPLKLAMFIAGILLHELLESYRERTPAAWLGLLGLVIGTCAPLLPLTGMLGNAIRFTLIFSGFLLACWHCFSQTESWLKQALSWTPLRWLGNMSYSYYLIHGLALHAGFMLLSKLIPATPTAGWFFWLILLLMFGLTLVVGALLFIVVEHPMSLRNNVKPIVEPRDPEVRPALKADAA
- a CDS encoding arsinothricin resistance N-acetyltransferase ArsN1 family B encodes the protein MAEIRVATVADAAAIQAIYAPIVEQTAISFEVVAPTSAEIAQRISKTLELYPWLVWCDEQAVVQGYAYASQHRTRAAYQWSVDTTVYVAHTAQRQGVGRALYQQLLAILRGLGYYSAYAGITLPNAKSVGLHEALGFTPVGVYRQAGFKHERWHDVGWWQYQLQTGDQTPADPRKFGVS
- a CDS encoding 2Fe-2S iron-sulfur cluster-binding protein; protein product: MPQITVGSQAAFEVASGTRLVNALEDHGVDILHRCGGNARCTTCRVEFQAGEPQAITKAESFKLAEAKLTGVRLACQILCEHDMQLQPLQTLSASGLPDPGPRPADELTPAPEWLNA